One Amycolatopsis sp. NBC_00355 genomic window carries:
- a CDS encoding alpha/beta fold hydrolase, with protein MTSTYDDAGPEDATTVLLVHGHPFDRSMWRPQARHLAGRGYRVVTPDLRGYGTRKTDETKTGLDVFARDVVELADHLGIGTFVLGGLSMGGQIVMQAIADHPGRVSALLLADTFAGLDTPEVKQGRIDTAARITGDGMEQYADELLPRMISPETRATRPDVEEHVRRMMRNAPPEGAAAALRGRAERPDYTPGLRNIAVPTLVVVGGEDQFTPVRDAELIHREVAGSTLVVIDGAGHLPNLERETEFNEALSTFLTDSGAKP; from the coding sequence ATGACCTCCACCTACGACGACGCGGGACCGGAGGACGCGACGACCGTCCTGCTCGTCCACGGCCACCCCTTCGACCGTTCGATGTGGCGCCCCCAGGCCCGGCACCTGGCCGGGCGCGGCTACCGGGTCGTCACCCCGGACCTCCGCGGGTACGGCACCCGCAAGACCGACGAGACCAAGACCGGCCTCGACGTCTTCGCGCGCGACGTCGTCGAGCTGGCCGACCACCTCGGTATCGGGACCTTCGTGCTCGGCGGCCTCTCCATGGGCGGCCAGATCGTCATGCAGGCGATCGCCGACCACCCCGGCCGCGTCAGCGCGCTCCTGCTGGCCGACACCTTCGCCGGCCTGGACACCCCCGAGGTGAAGCAAGGCCGTATCGACACCGCGGCGAGGATCACCGGGGACGGCATGGAGCAGTACGCCGACGAGCTCCTCCCCAGGATGATCTCGCCGGAGACCCGCGCGACCAGGCCGGACGTCGAGGAGCACGTCAGAAGGATGATGCGCAACGCTCCCCCCGAGGGTGCCGCGGCCGCCCTGAGAGGACGCGCCGAGCGCCCGGACTACACCCCCGGGCTCCGGAACATCGCCGTCCCGACCCTGGTCGTAGTAGGCGGTGAGGACCAGTTCACCCCGGTGCGGGACGCCGAACTCATCCACCGGGAAGTCGCGGGTTCCACCCTGGTGGTGATCGACGGCGCGGGCCACCTGCCTAACCTGGAGCGCGAGACCGAGTTCAACGAGGCGCTCAGCACCTTCCTGACCGACAGCGGAGCCAAGCCATGA
- a CDS encoding SDR family oxidoreductase, with product MTQQQTVFVTGASAGFGDAIARRFVAEGARVIAVARSEDKLEKLAGELGDAVLTLKLDVGDPEAVKTKIEGLPADWREVDVLVNNAGLAKGLQPAHQADLADWDEMIATNVRGLTHVTRALLPGMVERGRGHVLNIGSIAGTYPYPGGNVYGATKAFVHQFSLNLRSDLHGTGVRVTNIEPGMVGGTDFSKVRFDGDQEKADKVYQGTTPLTADDVAESVYWAASQPKHVNINVIELMPVVQSFSALQIYRES from the coding sequence ATGACCCAGCAGCAGACCGTGTTCGTGACCGGCGCCAGCGCCGGCTTCGGTGACGCCATCGCCCGCCGGTTCGTCGCCGAGGGCGCCCGGGTGATCGCCGTCGCCCGTAGTGAGGACAAGCTCGAGAAGCTCGCCGGGGAGCTGGGCGACGCCGTCCTCACGCTCAAGCTCGACGTCGGCGACCCCGAAGCGGTCAAGACGAAGATCGAAGGCCTCCCCGCGGACTGGCGCGAGGTCGACGTCCTGGTCAACAACGCCGGGCTCGCGAAGGGCCTCCAGCCCGCGCACCAGGCGGACCTCGCCGACTGGGACGAGATGATCGCGACGAACGTCCGCGGCCTCACCCACGTCACGCGCGCGCTGCTGCCCGGGATGGTCGAGCGCGGCCGCGGCCACGTGCTCAACATCGGCTCGATCGCCGGCACCTACCCCTACCCCGGCGGCAACGTCTACGGCGCGACCAAGGCGTTCGTCCACCAGTTCAGCCTCAACCTGCGCAGTGACCTGCACGGCACCGGCGTCCGGGTGACGAACATCGAGCCCGGCATGGTCGGCGGCACGGACTTCTCGAAGGTCCGCTTCGACGGCGACCAGGAGAAGGCCGACAAGGTCTACCAGGGCACGACCCCGCTGACCGCGGACGATGTCGCGGAGTCCGTGTACTGGGCCGCGAGCCAGCCGAAGCACGTGAACATCAACGTCATCGAGCTGATGCCGGTGGTGCAGAGCTTCTCCGCGCTGCAGATCTACCGCGAATCCTGA